Proteins co-encoded in one Methylobacterium sp. WL1 genomic window:
- a CDS encoding leucyl aminopeptidase: MADGIEIGFGPLEQSGQGPGGTGDLVVFVGDDLALGSAARAALGAAGADLVAKAAASEKFKGRSLSAMSLPTPAGVSADRLVVVGLGSEKDRAKTDWPALGGFTAGKVAGRAARVVLDWPGTNVSAAQAGEFALGARLRVYAFDRYKTKKKPDAEDKSGTTLTLLLAEHGTASREGEGARTLSEGVILARDLVNEPPNVLFPEEFARRASELSKLGVEIEVIEPARMRELGMGALLAVAQGSVREPRIVIMRWNGGPAGEAPVAFIGKGVVFDSGGVSIKPGGGMEDMKGDMGGAAAVVGALHALASRKARCNVVGAIGIVENMPDGGAYRPSDILTSMSGQTIEVINTDAEGRLVLADVITHVVRSAKPKAMVDLATLTGAIIVALGQDIAGMFSNDDALAANINAAGEATGEKVWRMPLIPAYDKAIDSKFADMKNTGGRHGGAATAASFIKRYVEEVPWAHLDIAGVAMSSNASEINRSWGAGWGVRLLDRLVRDHYEAR, encoded by the coding sequence ATGGCGGACGGTATCGAGATCGGTTTCGGACCCCTGGAGCAGAGTGGCCAGGGCCCGGGGGGAACGGGCGATCTCGTGGTGTTCGTCGGCGACGACCTCGCCCTCGGATCGGCGGCCCGGGCGGCGCTCGGCGCCGCGGGTGCCGACCTCGTGGCGAAGGCCGCGGCCTCGGAGAAATTCAAGGGCCGCTCGCTCAGCGCCATGAGCCTGCCGACGCCGGCGGGCGTCAGCGCCGACCGGCTCGTCGTGGTCGGGCTCGGCTCCGAGAAGGACCGGGCCAAGACCGACTGGCCGGCGCTCGGCGGCTTCACCGCCGGCAAGGTCGCGGGCCGGGCGGCCCGGGTGGTGCTCGACTGGCCGGGCACGAATGTCAGCGCCGCGCAGGCCGGCGAGTTCGCGCTGGGCGCGCGCCTGCGGGTCTACGCCTTCGACCGCTACAAGACCAAGAAGAAGCCCGACGCCGAGGACAAGAGCGGCACCACGCTCACCCTCCTGCTCGCCGAGCACGGCACGGCCTCCCGCGAGGGCGAGGGCGCCCGGACCCTGTCCGAGGGCGTGATCCTGGCGCGCGACCTCGTGAACGAGCCGCCGAACGTGCTCTTCCCGGAAGAGTTCGCCCGGCGCGCCTCGGAGCTGTCGAAGCTCGGCGTCGAGATCGAGGTCATCGAGCCGGCGCGTATGCGCGAACTCGGTATGGGCGCGCTGCTCGCGGTGGCGCAGGGCTCGGTCCGCGAGCCGCGCATCGTGATCATGCGCTGGAACGGCGGCCCCGCCGGCGAGGCACCGGTCGCCTTCATCGGCAAGGGCGTGGTGTTCGATTCCGGCGGCGTCTCAATCAAGCCGGGCGGCGGCATGGAGGACATGAAGGGCGACATGGGCGGCGCGGCCGCCGTGGTCGGCGCGCTCCACGCGCTTGCCAGCCGGAAGGCCCGGTGCAACGTCGTCGGCGCCATCGGCATCGTCGAGAACATGCCGGACGGCGGCGCCTACCGCCCGTCCGACATCCTGACCTCCATGTCCGGCCAGACCATCGAGGTCATCAACACCGACGCGGAGGGCCGCCTCGTGCTCGCCGACGTGATCACCCACGTGGTCCGTAGCGCCAAGCCGAAGGCGATGGTCGATCTCGCGACGCTGACCGGGGCGATCATCGTGGCGCTCGGCCAGGACATCGCCGGGATGTTCTCGAACGACGACGCGCTGGCCGCCAACATCAACGCTGCCGGCGAGGCCACGGGCGAGAAGGTCTGGCGGATGCCGCTGATCCCCGCCTACGACAAGGCGATCGATTCCAAGTTCGCCGACATGAAGAACACCGGCGGCCGCCACGGCGGCGCCGCCACCGCGGCCTCGTTCATCAAGCGCTACGTCGAGG
- the lptF gene encoding LPS export ABC transporter permease LptF has protein sequence MRQIERYIFRIALGASLACLIGLTGTIWLTQALRELDLVTAKGQTLLVFLFVTGLSLPTLVVVIAPVALFIGTVYALNKLNGDSELIVMSAAGMPPRALLRPFLTLALIVSFLVGFLVVVVMPASFQELRDVITRVRGDFIANVVKEGQFTQLDNGITFHFRERGPGGVLKGLFIQDRREAGKTKVYLADRGNAVDIDGQSFLVLENGSVHQQQKDSRDSSILTFERYTIDLAAFAPPDADTIYKPRERSTSQLLFPDQTEGYYKLQKGRFRAELHDRLSACLYPLALVFIAFAALGDPRTTRQGRGLAVAGAILAVVALRIAGFAAVSAAARSAGAVAAIYGVPLLAIALSGLLIFFGPRVRAFNAAVAGAVRALFRAPRLAPAR, from the coding sequence ATGAGGCAGATCGAGCGCTACATCTTTCGGATCGCTCTGGGCGCGAGCCTCGCGTGCCTGATCGGCCTCACCGGCACGATCTGGCTGACGCAGGCCCTGCGCGAGCTCGATCTGGTGACCGCCAAGGGCCAGACCCTCCTGGTCTTCCTGTTCGTGACCGGGCTGTCGCTGCCGACGCTGGTGGTGGTGATCGCGCCCGTGGCGCTGTTCATCGGCACCGTGTACGCGCTGAACAAGCTCAACGGCGATTCCGAGCTAATCGTGATGTCGGCCGCCGGCATGCCGCCGCGCGCGCTGCTGCGGCCGTTCCTGACGCTCGCGCTGATCGTGAGCTTCCTGGTGGGGTTCCTGGTGGTGGTGGTGATGCCCGCGAGCTTCCAGGAGCTGCGCGACGTGATCACCCGGGTCCGGGGCGACTTCATTGCGAACGTCGTCAAGGAGGGGCAGTTCACCCAGCTCGACAACGGCATCACCTTCCACTTCCGCGAGCGCGGGCCCGGCGGCGTGCTCAAGGGCCTGTTCATCCAGGACCGGCGCGAGGCCGGGAAGACCAAGGTCTACCTCGCCGACCGCGGCAACGCCGTCGACATCGACGGGCAGAGCTTCCTCGTCCTGGAGAACGGCAGCGTCCACCAGCAGCAGAAAGATTCGCGCGATTCCTCGATCCTGACCTTCGAGCGCTACACGATCGACCTCGCGGCCTTCGCGCCCCCGGATGCCGACACGATCTACAAGCCGCGCGAGCGCTCGACCTCGCAGCTGCTGTTCCCCGACCAGACCGAGGGCTACTACAAGCTGCAGAAGGGCCGGTTCCGGGCCGAGCTGCACGATAGGCTGTCGGCCTGCCTCTATCCGCTGGCCCTGGTGTTCATCGCCTTCGCGGCGCTCGGCGATCCCCGCACCACTCGGCAGGGCCGCGGGCTCGCGGTCGCCGGGGCGATCCTGGCCGTGGTCGCCCTGCGAATCGCCGGCTTCGCCGCGGTGAGCGCCGCCGCGCGCAGCGCCGGGGCGGTGGCGGCGATCTACGGTGTCCCGCTCCTGGCGATCGCGCTGTCCGGCCTGCTGATCTTCTTCGGCCCGCGGGTGCGCGCCTTCAATGCCGCGGTGGCGGGCGCGGTGCGCGCCCTGTTCCGCGCCCCGCGCCTCGCCCCGGCACGCTGA
- the lptG gene encoding LPS export ABC transporter permease LptG, whose translation MLIGPTLGRYFAARFARTVLGVFVTVFALVYTLDFVELLRRAGEAEGASTGLMALLSLYRTPAVAEGVLPFAVLFGSMAALLQLSRKLELVVARAAGISAWQFLQPGFFVALALGAVAVGIYNPVSALLKQRSTEIEAKIFAKSTKAGSGKDLWIRQRGLDGEAIIRAETAIEGTTTLAGVSVFTFDEAGKFAEQIVAAQATLHDGYWALSDARVLAPDAPPESFDTYLIASNLDPGQVRQRFTPPESVPFWQLPTTIARTERAGLDATRYRLQYDVLWARPVLFLAMVIVAATVSLRFFRFGGVGKLVLGGVAAGFALYVVRQVMEGLGASGLVAAPVAAWFPAVVGSLLGTLTLLYQEDG comes from the coding sequence ATGCTGATCGGTCCGACCCTCGGGCGCTACTTCGCCGCCCGGTTCGCCCGCACGGTGCTCGGTGTGTTCGTCACCGTGTTCGCGCTGGTCTACACCCTGGACTTCGTCGAGCTCCTGCGCCGGGCCGGCGAGGCCGAGGGCGCCTCCACCGGGCTGATGGCGCTGCTCTCGCTCTACCGAACCCCGGCGGTGGCCGAGGGCGTGCTGCCCTTCGCGGTGCTGTTCGGCTCGATGGCAGCCCTGCTGCAGCTCTCGCGCAAGCTGGAACTGGTGGTCGCGCGCGCGGCCGGGATCTCGGCCTGGCAGTTCCTCCAGCCCGGCTTCTTCGTGGCCCTGGCGCTGGGGGCCGTGGCCGTCGGCATCTACAACCCGGTCTCGGCCTTGCTGAAGCAGCGCTCCACCGAGATCGAGGCCAAGATCTTCGCCAAGTCGACCAAGGCGGGGTCCGGCAAGGATCTCTGGATCCGCCAGCGCGGCCTGGACGGCGAGGCGATCATCCGGGCCGAGACCGCCATCGAGGGCACCACGACCCTGGCGGGCGTTTCGGTCTTCACCTTCGACGAGGCCGGCAAGTTCGCCGAGCAGATCGTGGCCGCCCAGGCCACCCTGCACGACGGCTACTGGGCGCTGTCGGACGCCCGCGTGCTGGCCCCGGACGCGCCGCCTGAGTCGTTCGACACCTACCTGATCGCCTCGAACTTGGACCCCGGGCAGGTCCGGCAGCGCTTCACCCCCCCGGAATCTGTGCCTTTCTGGCAACTTCCCACAACCATCGCGCGGACCGAGCGGGCCGGTCTCGACGCCACCCGATACCGTCTTCAGTACGATGTCCTGTGGGCCCGGCCGGTCCTGTTTCTGGCCATGGTGATCGTGGCTGCAACCGTTTCCTTACGGTTCTTCCGCTTTGGTGGGGTCGGTAAACTCGTCCTCGGCGGCGTCGCGGCGGGCTTCGCTCTCTACGTGGTCCGACAGGTCATGGAGGGGCTCGGCGCCTCCGGACTCGTCGCCGCACCGGTGGCGGCCTGGTTCCCCGCCGTGGTAGGCAGTCTTCTCGGTACGCTTACGCTTCTGTACCAGGAAGACGGCTGA